In Pseudonocardia cypriaca, a single genomic region encodes these proteins:
- a CDS encoding zinc-binding dehydrogenase, which translates to MLRPAEEELIAVNIPATMRALQQTSLEGPKDMRSITDAPVPRPGRGEVLIRVAAAGVNFADISRAYGTFLGGPQPPYLAGFEAAGEVVAVGGSVTVPGPGSQVVGVGYGAFAEYMVLPAGAAMPVPPGWTAEQALGLVVNRPTALAALKPLGRLAAGETVLVHAAAGATGQAAVTMAKHYGATVIAAASPRKHETVLALGADHVLDSLDGNLAAEVLRLTGGAGADLVLESAGGATFAAGLAAAKRVTGRVVVYGVAGGEAPVTNWQLVYEHQVHLIGLNIGVLIQAAPRIFGEVMGELSALVAAGVLAPARPTTYELADGPKALAELGSRASVGKLALLP; encoded by the coding sequence GTGTTGAGGCCGGCCGAGGAAGAGCTGATCGCCGTGAACATCCCCGCCACCATGCGCGCCCTGCAGCAGACGTCACTGGAGGGTCCGAAGGACATGCGTTCGATCACCGACGCGCCGGTACCCCGCCCCGGCCGGGGCGAGGTCCTGATCCGGGTTGCCGCCGCCGGTGTCAACTTCGCCGACATCTCCAGGGCGTACGGCACGTTCCTGGGCGGCCCGCAGCCGCCCTACCTGGCGGGTTTCGAGGCCGCCGGTGAGGTCGTGGCGGTGGGCGGCTCGGTGACCGTTCCCGGGCCGGGAAGCCAGGTCGTCGGTGTCGGGTACGGGGCCTTCGCCGAGTACATGGTCCTGCCGGCGGGCGCGGCGATGCCGGTGCCGCCCGGCTGGACGGCCGAGCAGGCGCTGGGCCTCGTCGTGAACCGGCCCACCGCGCTTGCCGCGCTGAAACCGTTGGGCCGCCTCGCCGCGGGGGAGACCGTGCTGGTCCACGCCGCGGCGGGCGCGACCGGCCAGGCTGCGGTGACCATGGCCAAGCACTACGGCGCGACGGTCATCGCCGCCGCCTCGCCGCGCAAGCACGAGACGGTGCTGGCACTCGGCGCCGACCACGTCCTGGACTCCCTCGACGGAAACCTCGCCGCCGAGGTGCTGCGGCTGACCGGTGGTGCCGGTGCCGATCTGGTGCTGGAATCGGCGGGCGGGGCCACCTTCGCCGCCGGCCTGGCCGCCGCCAAGCGGGTCACCGGCCGGGTCGTCGTCTACGGCGTGGCGGGCGGCGAAGCCCCGGTCACGAACTGGCAGCTGGTGTACGAGCACCAGGTCCACCTCATCGGCCTCAACATCGGCGTGCTGATCCAGGCCGCCCCCCGGATCTTCGGCGAGGTCATGGGTGAGCTGTCCGCACTCGTCGCCGCCGGTGTCCTCGCGCCAGCTCGCCCCACCACCTACGAGCTGGCCGACGGCCCGAAGGCCCTCGCGGAGCTCGGGTCCAGGGCGTCCGTCGGCAAGCTGGCGCTGTTGCCCTGA
- a CDS encoding DUF6394 family protein → MNLEKVVFGFFVLLAATLNFGFFIGDIADPALHNIYELFAAVVVSLIATVLKFGDRTQIGAVHLATSLVADLQLITAAIAWTYAAHISADGLTPAAMASVVSLSGGALFANVVSVVLLVVETVSFHRR, encoded by the coding sequence GTGAACCTCGAGAAGGTCGTGTTCGGCTTCTTCGTGCTGCTCGCGGCCACGCTCAACTTCGGTTTCTTCATCGGCGACATCGCCGACCCGGCGCTGCACAACATCTACGAGCTGTTCGCGGCCGTCGTCGTGAGTCTCATCGCGACCGTGCTGAAGTTCGGCGACCGCACCCAGATCGGCGCCGTCCACCTCGCGACGAGCCTGGTGGCCGACCTGCAGCTGATCACCGCGGCGATCGCGTGGACCTATGCAGCGCACATATCCGCCGACGGCCTCACGCCCGCCGCGATGGCCAGCGTGGTCTCCCTCTCGGGTGGCGCACTTTTCGCCAACGTCGTGTCCGTGGTGCTGCTCGTCGTCGAGACCGTCTCGTTCCACCGCCGTTAG
- a CDS encoding sigma-70 family RNA polymerase sigma factor, whose translation MAGTDRFAAETERFRRELLAHCYRMVGSAHDAEDLVQETYLRAWRSYAGFDGRASVRSWLYKIATNVCLSALEPRRIRVLPSGLSGPHDGSDRPPSHVAPGDVSWLEPFPDRWVGPAADDPAATVVARESLRLALIASLQHLPARQRAILILREVLAFSAAETAQILGTTTAAVKSGLQRARARLGELEQAPEELLEPTDERARALLDGYIAAFERSDAVLLERVLRADATLEATPFREWYAGRVHCIHVLDAYVLGAPGDWRMTATTANGQPAAAVYNRHPDGVLRAHGIVVLAVTAAGVSRVVEFHDPALVATFGFPDVRCGPDRT comes from the coding sequence ATGGCAGGCACGGACCGGTTCGCCGCCGAGACCGAGCGGTTCCGCCGCGAGCTGCTGGCGCACTGCTACCGCATGGTCGGCTCGGCGCACGACGCCGAGGACCTGGTGCAGGAGACGTACCTCCGGGCGTGGCGCTCCTACGCGGGCTTCGACGGCCGTGCGTCGGTCCGGTCCTGGCTCTACAAGATCGCCACCAACGTCTGCCTGTCGGCGTTGGAGCCGCGCCGGATCCGGGTGCTGCCATCGGGCCTGTCAGGTCCTCATGACGGATCCGATCGCCCGCCGAGTCACGTTGCGCCGGGCGACGTCTCGTGGCTGGAGCCGTTCCCGGACCGGTGGGTCGGCCCGGCTGCCGACGATCCGGCCGCGACGGTGGTCGCGCGCGAGTCGCTGCGGCTGGCGCTCATCGCGAGCCTGCAGCACCTGCCCGCCCGCCAGCGCGCGATCCTCATCCTGCGCGAGGTGCTGGCGTTCTCCGCCGCCGAGACCGCACAGATCCTCGGCACCACCACGGCGGCGGTGAAGAGCGGCCTGCAGCGCGCCCGCGCCCGGCTGGGCGAGCTCGAACAGGCGCCCGAGGAACTGCTCGAACCGACCGATGAACGGGCGCGTGCGCTGCTCGACGGCTACATCGCGGCGTTCGAACGCTCCGACGCGGTCCTGCTGGAACGCGTGCTGCGCGCGGACGCCACGCTGGAGGCGACGCCGTTCCGCGAGTGGTACGCGGGCCGGGTGCACTGCATCCACGTGCTCGACGCGTACGTGCTGGGCGCGCCGGGCGACTGGCGGATGACCGCCACCACGGCCAACGGCCAACCCGCCGCCGCCGTGTACAACCGGCACCCGGACGGCGTGCTCCGCGCACACGGCATCGTGGTGCTGGCCGTGACCGCCGCCGGAGTCTCCCGCGTGGTCGAGTTCCACGACCCGGCGCTCGTCGCGACGTTCGGCTTCCCGGACGTCCGGTGCGGTCCCGATCGGACATGA
- a CDS encoding SRPBCC family protein: protein MAVDVCTEVVIERPRDEVAGYASDPSNAPEWYANIESVVWRTPPPLVVGSRLDFVARFLGRRLAYTYEVVEWLPGERLVMRTAQGPFPMETTYTWTSVGEGRTRMTLRNRGEPAGFGKIIAPVMAAAVRRANDNDLASIKRILEPR from the coding sequence ATGGCTGTCGACGTCTGCACCGAGGTCGTCATCGAGCGCCCACGCGACGAGGTGGCCGGGTACGCATCGGATCCGTCGAACGCCCCGGAGTGGTACGCCAACATCGAGTCCGTGGTGTGGCGTACACCGCCGCCGCTGGTGGTGGGCTCCCGGCTCGATTTCGTCGCCAGGTTCCTGGGGCGCAGGCTTGCCTACACCTACGAGGTCGTCGAGTGGCTGCCTGGCGAGAGGCTCGTGATGCGCACGGCCCAGGGCCCGTTCCCCATGGAGACCACCTACACGTGGACGTCCGTGGGGGAGGGTCGTACCCGCATGACCTTGCGCAACCGGGGTGAACCCGCCGGGTTCGGCAAGATCATCGCACCGGTAATGGCTGCCGCGGTCCGGCGCGCCAACGACAACGACCTGGCTTCGATCAAGCGAATCCTCGAGCCGCGCTAG
- a CDS encoding potassium channel family protein — protein MSNPLLAFWFRLFGPDDDRTSPRMRSRVPVVSAARASATIFLILRRMRAPLIVLITIFAISVLGLTLVPGHTEDGQPWRMSIFDAFYFMSYTASTIGFGELPQTFSDAQRLWVTVSIYLTVIGWAYAIGSLLALVQDRAFRQALALQHFMRTVSRLREPFLLIAGYGRTGELLGESFDALGKRFVVLDADEDRIEALELAAYHADVPGLVADARDPGHLAVAGLANPHCEAVLALTDDDEVNLAVAMAAALLRPDLPVIARTMSPAVAERMAAFGTPTVVNPFDRFGDHLRIALRAPASYQLMTWLESGPGAEVPARGDPPGEGRWVVCGYGRFGRELIPDLHAEGIDVTVVDPVADQAGHGSGIVRGHGFEPEVLQQANVADAVGFVAGTDNDTTNLSLVAAARRVNPGLFVAARQNRPSSAPLFAAMNVDSLLVPTEVLAHEVFAQLSTPLLWRFLQEVPARGDQWAARLVDCMTRRCGRHLDALWKVRMSRADAPALVPWIDSGGARLGDLLRDPDDRDVQLPVVVLMVARDGECVLTPDDDFVLAPGDELLLCGRHAARRALDTTMVVEAAREYVVSGRHVPVSWIWRRFSGAA, from the coding sequence GTGAGCAATCCGCTCCTCGCATTCTGGTTCCGGCTGTTCGGCCCGGACGACGACCGGACCTCCCCCCGGATGCGCAGCCGCGTTCCGGTCGTGTCCGCCGCGCGGGCATCGGCGACGATCTTCCTGATCCTGCGCAGGATGCGCGCGCCGTTGATCGTCCTCATCACGATCTTCGCGATCAGCGTCCTCGGTCTGACCCTCGTCCCCGGCCACACCGAGGACGGGCAGCCATGGCGGATGTCGATCTTCGACGCCTTCTACTTCATGAGCTACACGGCGTCGACGATCGGGTTCGGGGAGCTCCCGCAGACGTTCAGCGACGCGCAGCGCCTGTGGGTCACGGTCTCGATCTACCTGACGGTGATCGGTTGGGCGTACGCGATCGGGTCGCTCCTCGCACTCGTGCAGGACCGTGCGTTCCGGCAGGCGCTCGCGCTGCAGCACTTCATGCGCACGGTGTCCCGCCTGCGTGAGCCGTTCCTGCTGATAGCCGGGTACGGCCGTACCGGCGAGCTGCTGGGTGAGTCGTTCGATGCGCTCGGCAAACGGTTCGTCGTGCTCGACGCGGACGAGGACCGCATCGAGGCCCTCGAGCTCGCCGCCTACCACGCGGACGTGCCCGGGCTGGTGGCCGACGCGCGCGATCCCGGCCACCTCGCGGTGGCCGGCCTCGCCAACCCCCACTGCGAGGCGGTGCTCGCGCTCACCGACGACGACGAGGTCAACCTGGCGGTGGCGATGGCGGCCGCCCTGCTCCGGCCCGACCTACCGGTGATCGCGCGCACCATGTCACCGGCGGTCGCCGAGCGCATGGCCGCGTTCGGCACGCCGACGGTGGTGAACCCGTTCGACCGGTTCGGCGACCACCTGCGGATCGCGCTCCGCGCACCGGCGTCCTACCAGCTGATGACCTGGCTGGAGAGCGGGCCCGGGGCCGAGGTGCCCGCCAGGGGCGATCCTCCCGGAGAGGGTCGATGGGTGGTGTGCGGGTACGGGCGGTTCGGGCGGGAGCTGATCCCGGACCTGCACGCGGAGGGCATCGACGTCACCGTCGTCGACCCGGTCGCCGACCAGGCGGGGCACGGAAGCGGGATCGTCCGCGGACACGGGTTCGAGCCCGAGGTGCTGCAACAGGCGAACGTTGCGGACGCCGTCGGGTTCGTCGCGGGCACGGACAACGACACCACCAACCTCTCCCTCGTCGCCGCCGCTCGTCGGGTCAACCCGGGGCTGTTCGTGGCGGCCCGGCAGAACCGCCCGTCCAGTGCCCCGCTGTTCGCGGCGATGAACGTGGACTCCTTGCTCGTACCGACAGAGGTGCTGGCCCACGAGGTGTTCGCGCAGCTCAGCACCCCGCTGCTCTGGCGGTTCCTCCAGGAGGTGCCCGCGCGTGGCGACCAGTGGGCGGCTCGCCTCGTCGACTGCATGACGCGCAGGTGTGGTCGCCACCTCGACGCGCTGTGGAAGGTCCGGATGAGCCGCGCCGATGCTCCGGCCCTCGTCCCGTGGATCGACAGCGGTGGGGCCCGTCTCGGTGATCTCCTGCGCGACCCGGACGACCGCGACGTCCAGCTACCCGTCGTCGTGCTGATGGTCGCCCGCGACGGCGAGTGCGTGCTGACGCCCGACGACGACTTCGTGTTGGCCCCCGGCGACGAGCTGCTGCTCTGCGGTCGCCACGCAGCTCGTCGCGCCCTGGACACCACGATGGTGGTGGAGGCCGCCCGGGAGTACGTCGTCTCCGGCCGGCACGTACCGGTCAGCTGGATCTGGCGGCGGTTCTCGGGTGCGGCGTGA
- a CDS encoding glycoside hydrolase family 16 protein, whose amino-acid sequence MGSDGIGRLDRSGYELVFDEDFTGAELDAGKWVDHYLPHWTTPERSGARYDLRPGTLRLRIDADQPAWRPEDGELRVSNIQTACFSGPVGSSRGTHRHRPDLRVRTATPTRRLYTPSGGLVEARLRATPEPTCMLAVWLVAVEETSPDQSGEICIAELYGHAVGPGGSTVRSGVKAHHDPRLTTDMADLALDIDATRWHTYAAAWTADETRFFVDDEVVRVVPQGLAYPLQLMIDLFEFPTGPDREPADYPKIGEVGAVRGYRPR is encoded by the coding sequence ATGGGCAGCGACGGAATCGGACGGCTGGATCGCTCCGGATACGAACTCGTCTTCGACGAGGACTTCACCGGTGCCGAGCTCGATGCCGGCAAGTGGGTGGACCACTACCTCCCGCACTGGACGACCCCTGAGCGGTCGGGGGCGCGGTACGACCTGCGACCGGGAACGCTGCGGCTGCGGATCGACGCCGACCAGCCGGCCTGGCGGCCCGAAGACGGAGAGCTGCGGGTCTCCAACATCCAGACGGCGTGCTTCTCCGGGCCGGTCGGTTCGTCGCGGGGAACGCACCGCCACCGTCCCGACCTGCGCGTGCGGACCGCGACGCCCACTCGCCGCCTCTACACGCCGAGCGGCGGCCTGGTCGAGGCCCGGCTCCGCGCCACCCCCGAGCCGACGTGCATGCTCGCCGTCTGGCTCGTCGCCGTCGAGGAGACCTCTCCGGACCAGTCCGGCGAGATCTGCATCGCCGAGCTGTACGGCCACGCCGTCGGCCCCGGGGGCTCGACGGTGCGCTCGGGCGTCAAGGCACACCACGATCCCCGTCTGACGACGGACATGGCCGACCTCGCGCTGGACATCGACGCGACCCGCTGGCACACCTACGCCGCGGCCTGGACCGCCGACGAGACGCGCTTCTTCGTCGACGACGAGGTGGTCCGGGTCGTGCCGCAGGGTCTGGCGTACCCGCTCCAGCTGATGATCGACCTGTTCGAGTTCCCGACCGGCCCGGATCGCGAGCCTGCCGACTACCCGAAGATCGGCGAGGTCGGCGCGGTGCGCGGCTATCGGCCGCGCTGA
- a CDS encoding BadF/BadG/BcrA/BcrD ATPase family protein, translated as MSVHVGVDGGQSELRLTIAGSGRVHTGPGFVYGCDVVPGTVAAVRTAWAQVHGAPQVARAVLGLTGLPVTAEGRERLAVAVAELVGAEEVLLCADYVTAHAGALGAGRGVVLAVGTGVGCLAVDPDTGTCHKVDAWGHLFGDDGSAFAIGRAGIAAALRAVDGRGRATVLVELAERTFGPVGELAQRLYTAPSVVDETARFAVQVASVAGSDEVAAALLRTAAAELATTAAAAVAAIPDAGSVPVACTGRLVDSTPALREGFRAELSARCPQARHIAPAGTALDGACLLAGRPDPGAYRPLVHVHRRRGDR; from the coding sequence GTGAGCGTCCACGTTGGCGTCGACGGCGGACAGTCGGAGCTGCGCCTGACGATCGCGGGCTCCGGACGCGTGCACACCGGCCCGGGCTTCGTGTACGGCTGCGACGTCGTGCCGGGCACCGTTGCCGCGGTGCGGACCGCGTGGGCGCAGGTGCACGGGGCACCGCAGGTGGCGAGGGCGGTGCTGGGCCTGACGGGGCTGCCGGTCACCGCCGAGGGCCGGGAGCGCCTCGCGGTGGCGGTCGCCGAGCTGGTGGGAGCCGAGGAGGTGCTCCTGTGCGCCGACTACGTGACCGCGCACGCCGGCGCACTCGGCGCCGGGCGCGGGGTGGTGCTGGCGGTGGGAACCGGCGTCGGCTGCCTCGCCGTCGACCCGGACACCGGGACGTGCCACAAGGTCGACGCGTGGGGGCACCTGTTCGGCGACGACGGCAGCGCGTTCGCCATCGGCCGGGCCGGGATCGCCGCGGCCCTGCGCGCCGTGGACGGGCGCGGGCGGGCGACCGTGCTCGTCGAGCTCGCCGAACGCACCTTCGGGCCCGTCGGCGAGCTCGCGCAGCGGCTCTACACGGCACCGAGCGTGGTCGACGAGACCGCCCGGTTCGCGGTGCAGGTGGCGAGCGTGGCGGGCAGCGACGAGGTCGCAGCTGCCCTCCTGCGCACGGCGGCCGCGGAGCTGGCCACGACCGCCGCGGCCGCCGTCGCCGCCATCCCCGACGCCGGGTCGGTGCCGGTGGCGTGCACCGGGCGGCTCGTCGACTCCACTCCAGCGCTGCGCGAGGGCTTCCGCGCCGAGCTCTCGGCCCGCTGCCCGCAGGCGCGGCACATCGCCCCCGCCGGCACCGCGCTCGACGGTGCCTGCCTGCTCGCGGGCCGGCCGGACCCCGGCGCCTACCGCCCGCTCGTGCACGTCCACCGGCGCCGAGGTGATCGATGA
- a CDS encoding LuxR C-terminal-related transcriptional regulator, which yields MHGAPRVDVSERESEVLSAIGEHLSNVQIAHRLHISVRTVESHVSSLLRKYGAANRRELVAHAPDAASPRSARPILGIPASPTSFVGRERERDAVLAALGEPGLVTVVGPGGMGKTRLAAVVAGGTAASFPAGGAFVDLVPVGSGLVAHAVADALGVVERPPTPLVRTLLDRLSAGRALLVLDNCEQLVDEVGALVAEMLAGSPGLFVLATSRERLAVPGERVIRLPPLPLASDAERLFTHRARAVDPEFEADPSAVSQLCADLDGMPLAIELAASRAGSLGVDGLRSALDDRLRLLAGGRHHDPRHRSMRAVVGWSYELLDPDERSLFRRLSVFVGGFDLDAAVAVSAGMSRSTVADLVGRLADKSMVVHHRQAATSRWRMLEILRAFARDELAGAGEVDDVGRRRLAWAAQTAADLEDRIGGEWRSEFDAVVDDLRAASASAGPAPDPTAYRLARSLAHLTFAKRAFVEAREHYRAAADRAGDPRAAVAELRRAAATAIAVSDQVAAFQLLLDAAALAEAAGADDLHAVALAEAVIVTHRFSVGLTSAVPPGRASVLLQQAAAAADPSDLRAAAMLAAARAWERGADEVDPDLARMAVDAAQRVGEPHLVAAALDALGIAATRTGRMREAHRIATDRLRIVESLPDHEPSVAVEMVDAHYVAAVYALCAGDLPAALAVGQRPGVTDPLGEHPYLGLQSVQALALSGRFPEAIERATTMWDDWRRNGSPVQEWLSPHAAAAALAHGMLGDLEQFEVWRTRACELARVDDPAASRYLAAFSAFVDARVAIHAGRFADAARLVDRAFAGFRRRWHESYARVTGAELAVAAALPDASDRLAAAAHHGPENDWAAACLARARGRLDGDPAAIAAAAAGFERIGARAERACALVLLPDRADEGRAELRRLGCAVPRPGVA from the coding sequence GTGCACGGCGCACCGCGGGTGGACGTCTCGGAGCGGGAGTCCGAGGTGCTGTCCGCGATCGGCGAGCACCTGTCGAACGTGCAGATCGCCCACCGGCTGCACATCTCGGTACGGACCGTCGAGAGCCACGTCTCGTCGCTGCTGCGCAAGTACGGTGCCGCCAACCGGCGCGAGCTGGTGGCCCACGCCCCCGACGCCGCGTCGCCGCGTTCGGCCCGTCCGATCCTCGGCATCCCGGCCAGCCCGACGAGCTTCGTCGGCCGGGAGCGGGAGCGGGACGCGGTGCTGGCGGCGCTCGGCGAGCCCGGGCTGGTGACGGTGGTCGGCCCGGGCGGGATGGGCAAGACCCGGCTGGCCGCCGTGGTTGCCGGCGGGACGGCGGCGAGCTTCCCGGCAGGGGGAGCCTTCGTCGACCTGGTGCCGGTCGGGAGCGGGCTCGTCGCCCACGCCGTCGCCGATGCGCTCGGGGTCGTCGAGCGGCCGCCGACGCCGCTGGTACGGACCCTGCTCGACCGTCTCTCGGCCGGGCGGGCCCTGCTCGTGCTCGACAACTGCGAACAGCTGGTCGACGAGGTGGGCGCGCTCGTCGCCGAGATGCTCGCCGGCTCTCCGGGCCTGTTCGTCCTCGCGACCAGCCGCGAACGCCTGGCCGTTCCCGGGGAACGGGTCATCCGGCTCCCACCGCTGCCCCTGGCCTCCGACGCCGAGCGGCTGTTCACGCACCGGGCGCGTGCCGTCGACCCGGAGTTCGAAGCCGATCCGTCGGCGGTCTCGCAGCTGTGCGCCGACCTGGACGGCATGCCGCTGGCGATCGAGCTGGCCGCGTCGCGCGCCGGTTCACTCGGCGTCGACGGGCTGCGTTCCGCACTCGACGACCGGCTCCGGCTCCTGGCGGGCGGCCGGCACCACGACCCGCGACACCGGTCGATGCGCGCGGTGGTCGGCTGGAGCTACGAGCTCCTCGACCCCGACGAACGCTCGCTGTTCCGACGCCTCTCGGTCTTCGTCGGCGGGTTCGACCTCGACGCCGCGGTGGCGGTGAGCGCAGGCATGAGCCGCAGCACGGTCGCCGACCTCGTCGGCCGGCTGGCCGACAAGAGCATGGTCGTCCACCACCGGCAGGCGGCGACGAGCCGATGGCGCATGCTGGAGATCCTGCGCGCCTTCGCCCGCGACGAGCTGGCAGGCGCCGGGGAGGTGGACGACGTCGGCAGGCGCCGGCTGGCGTGGGCCGCGCAGACCGCGGCCGACCTGGAGGACCGCATCGGCGGCGAGTGGCGGTCGGAGTTCGACGCTGTCGTCGACGATCTCCGGGCGGCGTCGGCGTCGGCCGGCCCGGCTCCCGATCCCACCGCCTACCGGCTGGCGCGATCGCTCGCCCACCTGACGTTCGCGAAACGGGCGTTCGTCGAGGCGCGGGAGCACTACCGGGCTGCTGCCGACCGGGCGGGCGACCCGAGGGCGGCGGTCGCCGAGCTGCGCCGGGCCGCTGCCACTGCGATCGCGGTCTCGGACCAGGTCGCGGCTTTCCAGCTGCTGCTCGACGCCGCCGCCCTCGCCGAGGCGGCCGGTGCCGACGACCTCCACGCGGTCGCGCTCGCCGAGGCGGTGATCGTGACGCACCGCTTCAGCGTGGGTCTCACCTCAGCCGTGCCACCTGGGCGGGCCTCGGTGTTGCTCCAGCAGGCAGCGGCCGCCGCCGATCCGTCCGACCTCCGTGCCGCGGCGATGCTCGCTGCCGCGCGGGCCTGGGAGCGCGGTGCGGACGAGGTCGACCCGGACCTGGCCCGGATGGCCGTCGACGCGGCGCAGCGGGTCGGTGAACCCCATCTCGTCGCGGCTGCGCTGGACGCGCTCGGGATCGCGGCCACCCGGACGGGGCGGATGCGCGAGGCGCATCGGATCGCCACCGACCGCCTACGCATCGTCGAGTCCCTGCCCGATCACGAACCGTCGGTCGCGGTCGAGATGGTCGACGCCCACTACGTCGCCGCCGTCTACGCCCTGTGCGCGGGGGACCTGCCGGCCGCGCTCGCCGTCGGACAGCGGCCCGGTGTCACCGACCCGCTCGGCGAGCACCCGTACCTCGGGCTGCAGAGCGTCCAGGCATTGGCCCTGTCGGGGCGGTTCCCCGAGGCCATCGAGCGGGCCACCACGATGTGGGACGACTGGCGGCGGAACGGCAGCCCGGTGCAGGAGTGGCTCTCGCCGCACGCGGCCGCAGCCGCGCTGGCCCACGGCATGCTGGGCGACCTGGAGCAGTTCGAGGTCTGGCGGACGCGCGCGTGCGAGCTGGCTCGGGTGGACGACCCGGCCGCGTCCCGGTACCTGGCCGCGTTCTCCGCGTTCGTCGACGCCCGGGTCGCGATCCACGCCGGCCGGTTCGCGGACGCGGCTCGGCTGGTGGATCGGGCGTTCGCGGGCTTCCGGCGTCGCTGGCACGAGAGCTACGCCCGGGTCACCGGTGCCGAGCTGGCCGTCGCTGCGGCGCTGCCGGACGCATCGGACCGGCTCGCGGCGGCCGCGCACCACGGCCCGGAGAACGACTGGGCCGCTGCCTGTCTGGCTCGGGCTCGCGGGCGGCTCGACGGTGATCCGGCCGCCATCGCGGCGGCGGCCGCGGGCTTCGAACGGATCGGCGCCCGCGCGGAACGCGCCTGCGCCCTCGTGCTGTTGCCGGATCGGGCGGACGAGGGCCGCGCGGAGCTCCGCCGACTCGGATGCGCGGTTCCACGACCCGGTGTCGCCTGA
- a CDS encoding sugar isomerase domain-containing protein, which yields MTDSTLDQALEVLQNAMDRVVRTQYDGITSAARLAADALAAGGVLQAFGTGHSRAFAMELTGRAGGLIPTNQLSVKDLVMFGDADPAEVLDPMCERDPGLAPRILAHHRVRPEDLFLIASNSGINGTVVEMARVARANGNKIVAVTSLSHSAAMASRHPSGERLHDLADVVIDNCGVPGDAAYPLPGGGAIVATSTMTTVLVAQLITAETCAELMARGIDPPVYRSNNIEGGDAHNAALLASYRDRVRAMEP from the coding sequence GTGACCGACTCGACACTCGACCAGGCCCTCGAGGTGCTCCAGAACGCCATGGACCGGGTCGTGCGTACCCAGTACGACGGGATCACCAGCGCCGCGCGGCTCGCCGCCGACGCGCTCGCGGCGGGTGGTGTTCTCCAGGCGTTCGGCACCGGCCACTCCCGCGCGTTCGCCATGGAGCTCACCGGGCGCGCAGGCGGACTCATCCCGACCAACCAGCTGTCGGTCAAGGACCTCGTGATGTTCGGCGACGCCGACCCCGCCGAGGTCCTGGACCCGATGTGCGAGCGCGACCCCGGGCTCGCGCCCCGCATCCTCGCCCACCACCGCGTCCGGCCGGAGGACCTGTTCCTCATCGCCTCCAACTCCGGCATCAACGGCACCGTCGTCGAGATGGCCCGGGTCGCGCGGGCGAACGGCAACAAGATCGTGGCGGTCACCTCGTTGTCCCACTCCGCCGCCATGGCGTCCCGGCACCCGTCCGGCGAACGCCTGCACGACCTGGCCGACGTCGTCATCGACAACTGCGGTGTGCCCGGCGACGCGGCGTACCCGCTCCCCGGCGGGGGCGCGATCGTCGCCACCTCGACGATGACCACCGTCCTCGTCGCGCAGCTGATCACGGCCGAGACCTGCGCGGAGCTCATGGCGAGAGGCATCGATCCGCCCGTCTACCGGTCCAACAACATCGAAGGGGGCGACGCGCACAACGCGGCCCTGCTCGCGTCCTACCGGGACCGCGTCCGGGCGATGGAGCCCTGA